The Linepithema humile isolate Giens D197 chromosome 2, Lhum_UNIL_v1.0, whole genome shotgun sequence genome has a segment encoding these proteins:
- the LOC105668896 gene encoding putative leucine-rich repeat-containing protein DDB_G0290503 isoform X1 — MLSPTPSIDRPRLHPGTGYLIAPRVPRGLAAVVEGLTREVLRHRPEDIYVFAAHHFEKLLKLREQYHTEEYSGREYNHEFSTREFNLWPTKETKEIRKSPNSSWSLEKEVEIIENRKKVSNNAAESRENVSTDRENRKASKQTCSKDPSTTKRISKKLKENETTSEARATRIISHMSALHGPGKNIQTKDIKQELRKNKISGDKAKATNGAEKGVRGERRSKTRVSKSDKSAEEEADRATTSTTTTSSSRTSARRPLKKVRRIETESETETEREVAAKLENNRSSVKSNSASCETIARTGSGERRSEARLSAHSFERKVSSRALSMDRIRAYVLRKFASTASLEVLRSPTYVEQVQEVIDRAAPIIKEKLEEIRRPRGKRSRSVDLAWNDESFRQDVRDGRKRSVNEEEAGARKKSGNESESDAKKEENERSVGKDEVILNAEGEKKKARKSSGSGKRSRRRKNNSHGDFEVVDQVDSSSKHSDKSEQESDATRDTLEARLTATQNILEDISKSTCELGGARKIDSAASEPAESEVSDHVNISLPVVRPPSSRNSKSATKNGSDNLTLPPISPEAPKSTKKKDDLSLPVLPAANGNHSARKSQEQDVSKDAEEASTTRDITSDIEDTAILPEDVIVDAQKDSSNDRQDLISDVKIIDEEKRGKDVEEFPRKDEIFTEKRGSLEEFEELEQFEKEKAEEVFKDSLNVTPEVLDVPSRPDSLEPDDQGEKLQDDDLAQDNAFDGLKNKLIEIEMAERSIEQALAGQQITTYDGGKVTSQAEKSMTDGTINEAGETANEVEEVASEIEKSTDEGKILMNKDNEGEKDDDKKRKKSVNEIEKIENIIKISIDKPDNSSNKTERSTDEMEEKVKDKVTESTSKTENLSTTEKSTNKIEQMKNKVETSINKIENLTKIAEESVSEIKKSTNKTSEKEISKNGIKESKHQAEILESKELIEDEKSTNRSEKSTNKKLSNVVEELAVKVQDTQSINSRSLRKDKITETVVCETDDDNNTASKSEAKNAPNELSKASTAGNAAIEGEISMTNLRGESGKTKERRKRETGKLPATSPLSLDIPYSYVLSEGSPCEIPDSVTTVIIPDRPCSSPVIADNSQLASTKESFIRSNITDKISQDEARKKDRGAAYGMEAFGEHIHPEVAVLPVDIDFVRGKRGVRASQDLLIAHQDLDRIKEEGEEEEEREDKGKETEIHREKEDDKQTVVQDKEKLAGTLENIAEHENEETEKVTAGFKDTEEIPSSDVPEQESPFDTMELILDINSGDEGKVDVAVECKSTLENSSEESGSTQDTRTTTSSDVKESTASNRSGVESPSTGAPIVPELNLDSLLDNTVSSFKITANDTVTREDNGSAKESDTTMSLIEPLTSDEMNQLILADAEEDLVAEELTESLLRELQAEEQAAQSLEADQSYREEHAEYEWLEKDPLLETNLKADVKSQDSIGLKGSPEDAQVAQVSEEKEKELDSEEEIAKELISSLDKDMQIRTSKEESKDNGDDVKSNLNVNDKSNQSVHSITIDEPEKKEHEVSSERIETLDNKEGVKTEIVSELSSSIADDRDKDIAITNKEAEESKLEIKEQIETEKAAPLAQFEQELLEQNSRPETADKKLVKNESANAIDNQEKLEDKQANIEVLENESSKSVSKIEELNIKHEENNQEKLQDQKEELNNREEREQKKSEIQEECEQNKLNIQEKNSQENSESQEKIVDVQAEPLETAESRKDSINESTKDNDKHEETKLIKHDEFVTNDQVEKQVENEKEEKIENLPAKIENVPITSTKSIQSSKDHSRGYWTMETKSSTVETVVEVNDSNTSTDEKTEAVADAPKIIEGESLAQKKDDVYSAVLKIQACTRGFLARRRMRKDLNSKPVSNEISSAQKTATDNHLLPQNPSNVREVRTGRQRLRREEALRNTTLSLENAFATGRLQHTGEFHDSVPLPLFDMTNSETNSTPSDDSLSKEVEEDPKQSDVAKSNTNNSGSTHGEHEGIFQKRNAFTDSFPIVMHLLADASRNFGVNHSRPDFNANTAKAKSVKSALDSVLMLGYPRDDDNRYLNFITSVEDLGCNMDSLPFDDAMKSSKNVDNVHLPMTSGEGSLKEPLALPGTPQGVVIEEVTSLESEIPSESTKPSTAPRTSLDTNSSMPLEKRTLEDEKNDLDMSSRTADAIGDRKHADEEQNSDCNLENAGGGNLHENKKSNEISRDNHERTNGKQNEKT; from the exons ATGTTGAGCCCGACTCCGTCGATCGATCGTCCCAGACTACATCCTGGCACAGGATACCTCATCGCCCCGCGAGTGCCACGCGGACTCGCAGCCGTGGTCGAAGGGCTCACGAGGGAGGTTCTACGTCATCGTCCTGAGGACATATACGTCTTTGCGGCCCACCACTTCGAGAAGCTGCTAAAGCTACGAGAGCAGTATCACACCGAAGAATACAGCGGCCGCGAGTACAACCATGAATTTAGTACCCGCGAGTTCAATCTGTGGCCCACCAAAGAAACCAAAGAAATCAGAAAGTCTCCGAATAGCAGCTGGTCCTTGGAGAAGGAGGTCGAGATCATCGAGAACCGCAAGAAGGTATCCAATAATGCGGCTGAGAGCCGGGAGAACGTTTCAACTGATAGAGAAAATCGGAAAGCGTCGAAGCAAACATGTTCGAAAGATCCTTCGACCACGAAGAGAATCTCGAAAAAGTTGAAAGAGAACGAGACGACGTCGGAGGCTCGCGCGACAAGAATCATCTCGCATATGTCCGCTCTTCACGGTCCCGGCAAGAATATTCAGACCAAGGATATCAAGCAGGAACTCAGGAAGAACAAAATAAGCGGTGACAAGGCGAAGGCGACCAATGGGGCGGAGAAAGGTGTTCGCGGCGAAAGACGATCCAAGACGAGGGTTTCCAAGTCGGATAAAAGTGCTGAAGAGGAGGCCGACCGCGCCACTACGTCAACAACGACGACGAGTTCAAGTAGAACCTCCGCTCGGAGACCCTTGAAGAAGGTGCGGCGAATCGAGACTGAATCTGAGACCGAGACGGAGCGTGAAGTCGCGGCTAAGTTGGAAAATaa CAGATCGAGCGTCAAGAGTAACAGTGCGAGCTGCGAGACGATTGCTCGAACCGGAAGCGGGGAGAGGAGATCGGAAGCACGGCTCTCCGCACATTCCTTCGAGAGGAAAGTATCGTCGAGAGCGCTCAGCATGGACCGCATCCGCGCGTACGTGTTGCGTAAGTTCGCGAGTACGGCGAGTCTCGAGGTTCTCCGATCGCCAACGTACGTGGAACAGGTGCAAGAGGTGATCGATCGCGCGGCGCCGATCATCAAGGAGAAGCTGGAGGAGATCAGGAGGCCGCGGGGAAAGCGCTCGAGATCGGTCGATCTTGCCTGGAACGACGAATCGTTTCGCCAGGACGTTCGAGACGGAAGGAAACGCAGCGTTAACGAGGAAGAAGCAGGCGCGAGAAAGAAAAGCGGAAATGAATCGGAAAGTGACGCGAAGAAAGAAGAGAACGAAAGGTCTGTTGGAAAAGACGAGGTAATTCTGAACGCGGaaggagagaagaaaaaagcgAGGAAGAGCAGCGGATCGGGCAAAAGATCGAGAAGGCGCAAAAATAACAGCCACGGCGACTTCGAGGTCGTCGATCAAGTCGACAGCAGCTCGAAGCACAGCGATAAATCAGAACAAGAGTCCGATGCGACACGCGATACCTTGGAAGCGAGATTAACCGCCACGCAGAATATCTTAGAAGACATTTCGAAATCGACGTGCGAATTGGGCGGCGCTCGCAAGATTGATTCCGCCGCGAGCGAACCGGCGGAGTCGGAAGTTTCCGATCATGTGAACATCTCCTTGCCGGTCGTAAGACCGCCGTCCTCCAGAAATTCTAAAAGTGCCACCAAAAACGGTTCCGATAATCTGACGCTACCGCCGATCTCGCCGGAAGCTCCAAAGTCGACGAAAAAGAAAGACGATCTGTCTTTGCCGGTTCTGCCGGCAGCTAACGGCAATCATTCCGCTAGGAAGTCGCAGGAGCAGGACGTTTCCAAGGATGCCGAGGAAGCCTCAACGACGCGCGATATTACGAGTGATATAGAAGACACAGCAATCCTTCCTGAAGACGTAATTGTAGATGCACAGAAGGATTCCAGCAATGATCGCCAGGACTTAATAtcagatgtaaaaattattgacgAAGAAAAACGTGGAAAAGATGTGGAGGAATTTCCTCGAAAAGATGAGATTTTCACTGAGAAACGCGGAAGTCTCGAGGAATTTGAAGAATTGGAGCAATTTGAAAAAGAGAAGGCGGAGGAAGTCTTTAAGGACAGCTTGAATGTTACACCAGAAGTACTAGATGTGCCATCGAGACCGGATTCGTTGGAACCTGATGACCAAGGTGAGAAACTTCAAGATGACGATCTTGCGCAAGATAACGCGTTTGACGGCTTGAAAAACAAACTGATCGAGATTGAGATGGCAGAACGGAGTATCGAGCAGGCGTTGGCTGGTCAACAGATCACGACGTATGACGGTGGCAAAGTGACGAGTCAAGCAGAAAAGTCGATGACTGACGGCACGATAAATGAAGCGGGAGAGACAGCTAATGAGGTGGAAGAGGTTGCAagtgaaatagaaaaatcGACGGATGagggaaaaatattaatgaataaagaCAACGAGGGAGAGAAGGACGATgacaagaaaagaaaaaaatcagtaaatgaaatagaaaaaatagagaatataataaaaatatcaatagaTAAACCGGATAACTCATCGAATAAAACAGAAAGATCGACAGATGAAATGGAAGAAAAAGTGAAAGATAAAGTGACGGAATCGACGagtaaaacagaaaatttaaGCACAACAgaaaaatcaacaaataaaatagaacaaaTGAAGAATAAAGTAGAGACatcgattaataaaatagaaaatttaacaaaaatagcaGAAGAATCAGtgagtgaaataaaaaaatcgacaaaCAAAAcaagtgaaaaagaaatatcaaagaatGGAATAAAAGAATCAAAGCACCAAGCGGAAATATTAGAATCCAAAGAACTAATCGAAGATGAAAAATCGACGAATAGATCTGAAAAATCGACAAACAAGAAATTGTCAAATGTCGTAGAAGAATTAGCAGTTAAAGTTCAAGATACGCAATCTATAAATTCGAGATCATTGCgcaaagataaaattactGAAACAGTCGTTTGCGAAACGGACGATGATAACAACACGGCGTCAAAGAGCGAAGCTAAAAATGCGCCAAATGAGCTTTCTAAAGCTTCAACGGCCGGAAACGCAGCGATTGAGGGCGAAATTTCAATGACAAATCTTCGGGGCGAGAGTGGCAAGACAAAAGAGCGAAGGAAACGCGAAACAGGCAAATTACCAGCGACGTCGCCGCTTTCTCTAGACATTCCGTACTCTTACGTTCTCAGCGAGGGCTCTCCGTGCGAGATTCCCGATTCCGTGACGACAGTAATTATCCCGGACAGGCCGTGTTCGTCTCCCGTGATTGCAGACAATAGTCAGCTCGCGTCAACGAAAGAATCGTTTATTCGCTCCAATATTACGGATAAGATTTCCCAGGACGAAGCACGGAAAAAGGATCGGGGTGCAGCATACGGCATGGAAGCTTTCGGCGAGCATATTCATCCGGAAGTCGCTGTTCTACCTGTCGACATCGATTTCGTGCGTGGCAAAAGAGGAGTAAGAGCGAGTCAGGACTTACTGATCGCACATCAGGATTTGGATAGAATCAAGGAGGAAGgtgaagaagaggaagagagagaggacaAAGGAAAAGAGACAGAGATCCATCGAGAAAAGGAAGATGACAAACAAACTGTCGTGCAGGATAAGGAAAAACTCGCTGGAACGCTGGAAAATATTGCGGAACACGAGAACGAAGAAACCGAGAAAGTGACTGCAGGATTCAAGGATACTGAGGAGATTCCGTCTTCCGATGTTCCCGAGCAGGAATCTCCTTTTGATACCATGGAATTGATACTTGATATTAATTCAGGGGACGAAGGAAAAGTGGACGTTGCCGTAGAGTGCAAGAGCACGCTGGAGAACTCATCAGAAGAGAGCGGGAGTACGCAGGACACTCGCACGACTACGTCGAGCGACGTGAAGGAGAGCACTGCGAGCAACCGATCGGGAGTCGAGAGTCCGAGTACGGGGGCACCGATAGTACCGGAATTGAATCTGGATTCTCTTCTGGACAACACAGTGTCGTCTTTCAAGATAACGGCGAACGATACGGTGACGAGAGAGGACAACGGCAGCGCTAAAGAGAGCGACACCACGATGTCCTTGATCGAGCCGTTGACTTCGGACGAAATGAATCAGTTGATACTGGCCGATGCCGAAGAAGATCTCGTCGCAGAAGAGCTCACGGAGAGTTTATTACGCGAACTGCAGGCGGAAGAACAAGCTGCGCAATCGCTGGAAGCTGATCAATCGTATCGAGAGGAGCACGCGGAATACGAATGGTTGGAGAAAGATCCGTTGCTCGAAACTAATTTAAAGGCTGACGTGAAATCTCAGGACAGCATTGGTTTAAAAGGCTCGCCGGAAGACGCACAAGTTGCTCAAGTTTCGGAGGAAAAAGAGAAGGAATTAGACAGCGAAGAGGAAATTGCGAAAGAATTGATAAGTTCGCTGGATAAAGATATGCAAATTCGCACTTCAAAAGAGGAATCTAAAGATAATGGAGACGATGTTAAGAGCAATTTAAATGTGAACGATAAATCGAATCAATCTGTACACTCAATAACGATTGATGAaccggaaaaaaaagaacatgaAGTTTCTTCGGAAAGAATTGAAACATTAGATAATAAAGAGGGTGTCAAGACTGAAATAGTCAGCGAATTATCAAGTTCCATAGCGGATGATAGAGATAAAGATATTGCAATAACGAACAAAGAAGCCGAAGAATCtaaattggaaataaaagaacaaatagAAACTGAAAAAGCTGCGCCTTTAGCTCAATTTGAGCAGGAATTGTTAGAACAAAATAGTAGACCGGAAACAgctgataaaaaattagtcAAAAATGAGTCTGCGAATGCTATCGATAATCAAGAAAAACTTGAAGACAAACAAGCAAATATTGAAGTTTTAGAAAATGAAAGCAGCAAAAGTGTGAgtaaaattgaagaattaaatataaagcatGAAGAAAATAACCAAGAAAAGTTGCAAGATCAGAAAGAAGAATTGAATAATCGAGAAGAACGTGAGCAAAAAAAATCGGAAATTCAAGAAGAATGCGAGCAGAACAAATTAAACATTCAGGAAAAAAATAGTCAAGAAAATTCAGAGTCACaagaaaaaattgtagatGTGCAAGCAGAGCCTTTAGAAACAGCAGAATCGAGAAAAGACTCGATAAACGAATCGACGAAAGACAACGATAAACACGAAGAGACTAAGTTAATTAAACATGATGAATTTGTCACTAACGATCAGGTGGAAAAACAAGTGGAAaatgagaaagaagaaaaaattgaaaatcttcCAGCGAAAATAGAGAACGTTCCAATTACAAGCACAAAATCGATACAATCGTCAAAGGATCATTCTCGTGGCTATTGGACTATGGAAACGAAATCATCGACTGTGGAAACAGTGGTCGAAGTCAATGATTCGAACACAAGCACAGATGAGAAAACGGAAGCAGTTGCTGATGCACCAAAAATTATTGAAGGCGAATCGCTTGCTCAGAAGAAAGACGACGTCTACTCGGCAGTTTTAAAAATCCAAGCTT GTACCCGAGGATTTTTAGCGCGTCGCCGCATGCGAAAGGACTTGAACTCAAAACCTGTTTCGAACGAAATTTCTTCAGCGCAGAAAACAGCTACG gaCAATCATTTATTGCCGCAAAATCCTTCAAATGTGCGAGAAGTCAGGACTGGAAGGCAACGTCTTCGGCGAGAGGAAGCTTTGCGGAACACCACTCTCTCGTTGGAGAACGCTTTCGCAACCGGTCGACTTCAGCATACCGGCGAATTTCATGATTCTGTACCGCTGCCATTGTTCGATATGACGAACAGTGAAACAAATTCAACCCCGTCGGACGACTCTTTGAGTAAAGAGGTTGAAGAAGATCCAAAACAATCTGATGTTGCAAAATCTAACACCAACAATAGCGGTTCCAC TCACGGCGAACATGAAGGGATTTTTCAGAAGCGCAACGCTTTCACCGATTCTTTTCCGATCGTGATGCATCTGCTGGCAGATGCATCCCGCAATTTCGGAGTCAACCACTCTCGTCCCGACTTTAATGCAAATACTGCAAAAGCGAAGTCTGTGAAATCAGCGCTGGACAGCGTCCTGATGCTGGGTTATCCGAGAGACGATGACAATCGGTATCTGAACTTCATAACCAGCGTCGAGGATCTCGGCTGCAATATGGACTCTCTGCCTTTCGACGACGCGATGAAGAGCTCGAAGAACGTCGACAACGTTCATCTTCCGATGACTTCCGGCGAGGGAAGTCTTAAGGAGCCCCTCGCCCTTCCGGGCACACCGCAGGGCGTCGTGATCGAGGAGGTGACCAGTTTGGAGTCTGAGATTCCATCGGAATCGACGAAACCGTCGACCGCGCCGAGAACCTCGTTAGATACAAATAGCTCGATGCCACTGGAGAAACGCACTCTCGAGGACGAGAAGAACGATTTAGATATGTCGTCAAGGACGGCGGATGCAATCGGAGACCGGAAACACGCGGACGAAGAGCAAAACTCCGACTGCAACCTTGAGAACGCCGGAGGGGGCAATTTAcatgagaataaaaaatctaacgaAATCTCTCGCGACAATCACGAACGTACAAATGGCAAGCAGAATGAAAAAACGTGA